In Sphingobacteriaceae bacterium, a single genomic region encodes these proteins:
- a CDS encoding FKBP-type peptidyl-prolyl cis-trans isomerase, whose product MRIWFIISSLFIFSYCSENNSKTGKKINYNEQALKNQFVEANKLVVQKENDEMDYYAKSHKMDFVKTTSGIRYYVYNPSPKGDSIKNNTTVSISFTLSLLNGTTCYSSDEEGKKTIRVGQENVESGLHKALTFLKTGDQALILIPSHLAHGLMGDMKKIPPQMPIVYDIQID is encoded by the coding sequence ATGCGTATTTGGTTTATAATTTCAAGCCTTTTTATTTTTAGTTATTGCTCTGAAAATAATTCTAAAACGGGTAAAAAAATTAATTATAACGAACAAGCTTTAAAAAATCAATTTGTAGAAGCCAATAAATTAGTGGTACAAAAGGAAAATGATGAAATGGATTATTACGCCAAATCTCATAAAATGGATTTTGTAAAAACCACTTCCGGTATACGCTATTATGTTTATAATCCTTCACCAAAAGGCGATAGTATAAAAAATAACACTACGGTTAGTATTAGTTTTACTTTAAGTTTGCTGAATGGTACCACGTGTTATAGTTCTGACGAAGAAGGAAAAAAAACTATACGAGTAGGACAGGAAAATGTGGAAAGCGGATTGCATAAAGCCCTAACCTTTTTAAAAACCGGTGATCAGGCTTTAATTCTCATCCCTTCGCACCTTGCGCATGGGTTAATGGGAGATATGAAAAAAATTCCACCACAAATGCCCATTGTGTATGATATTCAAATTGATTAA